One Xyrauchen texanus isolate HMW12.3.18 chromosome 44, RBS_HiC_50CHRs, whole genome shotgun sequence DNA segment encodes these proteins:
- the LOC127636512 gene encoding pannexin-3-like isoform X3: MSIASTAAQAMLSDALLRDSNVDNRIRHLELDLPLDKVIKFVSVGLPLLLVSMAFAREISIGPQISCFPPNNFTAKQGAYVDSYCWDSLMHHEFDTDGNFEERSLWVHKMFPYSLLFMAMMMYMPALIWRYLAVPSLSSDLLFIIDELDKSYNRSVRLAQSILELKERSDNPLQFQAELDRAKSKRYFEYPLLERYMQCKHGSYFLVSMLFLRGFLLLTFMSASCLYLVYFHLSAFLQDEFSCFVRTGLLRDQPWVPELVQCKMTGLLVFQVISVANGAIYLLLAPIVLFSLLRLFCWDTTFLSLYEVLPALGLISGQKLHCPLNDLNVLLLFLRANVAHLRSYGRLRAVCSLAPPRLKGGKGMLTEEQAEEAAEAAEELEEEIREAREEGKLNLVDIMTVLGAAKGNAVNCKEQRPLVEEDMTLEPNHQGYHELKETTTCCFA; encoded by the exons ATGTCTATTGCTAGCACAGCTGCCCAAGCGATGCTCTCCGATGCCCTGCTGAGGGACAGTAATGTGGACAATCGCATCAGGCACCTAGAGCTGGACCTGCCCTTGGATAAAGTCATCAAGTTCGTGTCTGTGGGCCTGCCGCTCCTTCTGGTGTCCATGGCCTTTGCCAGAGAGATTTCTATCG GCCCACAGATTAGCTGCTTTCCTCCCAATAACTTCACAGCAAAGCAGGGAGCATATGTAGATTCATACTGCTGGGACTCACTCATGCACCATGAGTTTGACACGGATGGGAACTTTGAAGAACGTTCACTGTGGGTACATAAA atgtttCCATATTCCTTATTGTTCATGGCCATGATGATGTACATGCCTGCTCTGATTTGGCGTTACCTGGCCGTGCCCAGCCTGAGCTCTGACCTGCTCTTCATTATCGATGAGTTGGACAAGTCTTACAACCGTTCTGTCCGTCTAGCGCAGAGCATTCTGGAGCTTAAAGAGAGATCAGACAACCCACTGCAGTTTCAGGCTGAACTTGACAG AGCCAAGAGCAAGCGTTACTTTGAGTACCCCCTCCTGGAGAGATACATGCAGTGCAAGCATGGCTCCTACTTCTTGGTCAGCATGCTCTTCTTGCGAGGTTTCCTGTTGCTGACCTTCATGTCTGCATCTTGCCTGTACCTGGTCTACTTCCACCTCTCCGCCTTCCTACAGGATGAATTCAGCTGTTTCGTACGCACAGGGCTCCTTCGTGACCAGCCCTGGGTGCCTGAGCTAGTTCAGTGTAAAATGACTGGCCTGCTTGTGTTCCAGGTCATTAGCGTAGCTAACGGTGCCATCTATCTGCTTCTGGCTCCTATTGTTCTTTTTAGTCTGCTGCGTTTGTTCTGCTGGGACACGACCTTCCTCTCACTTTACGAGGTTCTGCCGGCACTGGGGCTCATCAGTGGTCAGAAACTACACTGCCCACTTAACGACCTAAATGTGCTGCTACTCTTCCTACGCGCCAATGTAGCACATTTGCGTTCCTATGGGCGTCTGAGGGCCGTGTGCTCCCTAGCGCCTCCTAGACTTAAGGGTGGCAAGGGCATGCTGACAGAGGAGCAAGCTGAAGAGGCGGCAGAAGCTGCTGAGGAGCTGGAGGAGGAGATTAGAGAGGCCAGAGAGGAGGGCAAGCTTAATCTAGTGGACATCATGACAGTGCTGGGAGCTGCCAAAGGAAATGCAGTGAACTGCAAAGAGCAGCGCCCTTTAGTGGAAGAGGACATGACACTTG AGCCTAACCACCAGGGGTACCATGAGTTGAAGGAGACTACAACATGTTGTTTTGCCTAA
- the LOC127636512 gene encoding pannexin-3-like isoform X2 has product MSIASTAAQAMLSDALLRDSNVDNRIRHLELDLPLDKVIKFVSVGLPLLLVSMAFAREISIGPQISCFPPNNFTAKQGAYVDSYCWDSLMHHEFDTDGNFEERSLWVHKMFPYSLLFMAMMMYMPALIWRYLAVPSLSSDLLFIIDELDKSYNRSVRLAQSILELKERSDNPLQFQAELDRAKSKRYFEYPLLERYMQCKHGSYFLVSMLFLRGFLLLTFMSASCLYLVYFHLSAFLQDEFSCFVRTGLLRDQPWVPELVQCKMTGLLVFQVISVANGAIYLLLAPIVLFSLLRLFCWDTTFLSLYEVLPALGLISGQKLHCPLNDLNVLLLFLRANVAHLRSYGRLRAVCSLAPPRLKGGKGMLTEEQAEEAAEAAEELEEEIREAREEGKLNLVDIMTVLGAAKGNAVNCKEQRPLVEEDMTLGTVTLIYVLKRILLVGIFVAIIWDVQKIIK; this is encoded by the exons ATGTCTATTGCTAGCACAGCTGCCCAAGCGATGCTCTCCGATGCCCTGCTGAGGGACAGTAATGTGGACAATCGCATCAGGCACCTAGAGCTGGACCTGCCCTTGGATAAAGTCATCAAGTTCGTGTCTGTGGGCCTGCCGCTCCTTCTGGTGTCCATGGCCTTTGCCAGAGAGATTTCTATCG GCCCACAGATTAGCTGCTTTCCTCCCAATAACTTCACAGCAAAGCAGGGAGCATATGTAGATTCATACTGCTGGGACTCACTCATGCACCATGAGTTTGACACGGATGGGAACTTTGAAGAACGTTCACTGTGGGTACATAAA atgtttCCATATTCCTTATTGTTCATGGCCATGATGATGTACATGCCTGCTCTGATTTGGCGTTACCTGGCCGTGCCCAGCCTGAGCTCTGACCTGCTCTTCATTATCGATGAGTTGGACAAGTCTTACAACCGTTCTGTCCGTCTAGCGCAGAGCATTCTGGAGCTTAAAGAGAGATCAGACAACCCACTGCAGTTTCAGGCTGAACTTGACAG AGCCAAGAGCAAGCGTTACTTTGAGTACCCCCTCCTGGAGAGATACATGCAGTGCAAGCATGGCTCCTACTTCTTGGTCAGCATGCTCTTCTTGCGAGGTTTCCTGTTGCTGACCTTCATGTCTGCATCTTGCCTGTACCTGGTCTACTTCCACCTCTCCGCCTTCCTACAGGATGAATTCAGCTGTTTCGTACGCACAGGGCTCCTTCGTGACCAGCCCTGGGTGCCTGAGCTAGTTCAGTGTAAAATGACTGGCCTGCTTGTGTTCCAGGTCATTAGCGTAGCTAACGGTGCCATCTATCTGCTTCTGGCTCCTATTGTTCTTTTTAGTCTGCTGCGTTTGTTCTGCTGGGACACGACCTTCCTCTCACTTTACGAGGTTCTGCCGGCACTGGGGCTCATCAGTGGTCAGAAACTACACTGCCCACTTAACGACCTAAATGTGCTGCTACTCTTCCTACGCGCCAATGTAGCACATTTGCGTTCCTATGGGCGTCTGAGGGCCGTGTGCTCCCTAGCGCCTCCTAGACTTAAGGGTGGCAAGGGCATGCTGACAGAGGAGCAAGCTGAAGAGGCGGCAGAAGCTGCTGAGGAGCTGGAGGAGGAGATTAGAGAGGCCAGAGAGGAGGGCAAGCTTAATCTAGTGGACATCATGACAGTGCTGGGAGCTGCCAAAGGAAATGCAGTGAACTGCAAAGAGCAGCGCCCTTTAGTGGAAGAGGACATGACACTTGGTACAGTCACTCTGATCTATGTACTTAAACGTATCCTGCTCGTTGGCATTTTCGTGGCTATCATATGGGATGTTCAGAAAATCATCAAATGA